The Pelodiscus sinensis isolate JC-2024 unplaced genomic scaffold, ASM4963464v1 ctg59, whole genome shotgun sequence genome includes a window with the following:
- the LOC142823712 gene encoding lysozyme C-like — protein sequence MKSLLLFGLPLLLLLAVAPPGCRGVRIDRCKLIRMLKKHGMEGFVGKTVADWVCLVQHESNYNTNVVSPTRDYGIFQINSRYWCNDGRTKKPPNVCRMPCSKLLDNNIEDDIRCAKIIAKQSNGLTPWVAWRRRCKGKNLKPYVKGC from the exons ATGAAATCGCTGCTGCTCTTCggcctccctcttctcctcctcctggccgTGGCGCCCCCCGGCTGCCGGGGCGTTCGCATAGACCGGTGCAAGCTGATCCGGATGCTGAAGAAGCATGGGATGGAGGGTTTCGTCGGGAAAACGGTGGCTGATT GGGTCTGCCTGGTGCAACACGAGAGCAATTATAACACCAACGTCGTCAGCCCCACCCGGGACTACGGGATCTTCCAGATCAACAGCAGATACTGGTGCAACGACGGGCGGACAAAGAAGCCTCCCAACGTTTGCCGCATGCCCTGCAGCA AGCTGCTGGATAACAACATCGAGGATGACATCAGATGTGCTAAGATCATTGCCAAGCAGTCAAATGGCCTCACACCCTG GGTCGCCTGGAGGAGGCGCTGCAAGGGGAAGAACTTGAAGCCGTACGTGAAGGGATGCTAa
- the LOC142823715 gene encoding uncharacterized protein LOC142823715, with product MDTDDLKLALERQRGENKELVETLLQLEADYSQLQQERAEVQEEADRLRRATRTTEETDDVWEELDVAKSSLLHVQREVKLLKRQQESLEEEKQEMRCTIQELTTENLTLTKASFRSHQQLLEMQQALKQLKMDLQRVKEERDTQEKELAKEKLRSAELTETIREQREIQEVLQSKINQLKEELEDSEQQNALQKLEEGEDLSGSLLCEIVEAKLETRLVAKKRGVAYWLWTLASLYIWLQLLAGSLLAVAALYMYFFDGEFIYRALPLVLSEHGYDRLASGLSGHLTLHSQGLLPF from the exons ATGGACACGGATGACCTGAAGCTGGCGCTGGAGAGGCAGCGGGGTGAGAACAAGGAGCTGGTGGAAActctgctgcagctggaggccgaCTATTCCCAGCTGCAACAGGAGCGAGccgaggtgcaggaggaggcggacag GCTGCGGAGGGCCACGCGCACCACGGAGGAGACGGACGACGTCTGGGAGGAGCTGGACGTTGCCAAGTCCAGCCTGCTGCACGTCCAGCGGGAGGTCAAGCTCCTGAAACGCCAGCAGGAGAGTTTg gaggaggagaagcaggagatGCGCTGCACCATCCAGGAGCTGACAACCGAG AACCTCACCCTGACCAAGGCCAGCTTCCGGAGCCACCAGCAGCTCTTGGAGATGCAGCAAGCCCTGAAGCAGCTAAAG ATGGATCTACAGCGTGTCAaggaagagagagacacacaggaGAAGGAGCTGGCCAAG GAAAAGCTCCGCTCCGCCGAGCTGACGGAGACGATTCGGGAGCAACGAGAGATCCAAGAG GTCCTGCAGAGCAAAATAAACCAGCTGAAAGAAGAGCTGGAGGATTCGGAGCAGCAGAACGCGCT CCAGAAGCTGGAGGAGGGCGAGGACCTCTCCGGCTCGCTGCTGTGCGAGATCGTGGAGGCCAAGCTG GAGACGCGCCTGGTGGCGAAGAAACGCGGCGTTGCCTACTGGCTGTG GACCCTGGCCTCCCTCTACatctggctccagctgctggccgGCTCCCTCCTGGCAGTCGCCGCCCTCTACATGTACTTCTTTGACGGGGAGTTCATCTACCGCGCGCTGCCCCTGGTGCTTTCCGAGCACGGCTACGACCGGCTGGCCTCCGGCCTGAGCGGCCACCTCACCCTGCACAGCCAGGGGCTCCTGCCCTTCTGA
- the LOC102456722 gene encoding olfactory receptor-like protein DTMT produces MAEANWTSISEFVLLGLSERQDLQQLIFAGFLVTYLLNLAGNSMLVGLVWTDPQLHSPMYFLLSQLSMVDMGLVSIILPQALVHTLTQHRAIPFASCMAQLFILLAVGNMQDFLLAAMAYDRYMAICNPLRYAAVVTRFLCLKIVAASWVVVILHALLHAVMAARLRYCSNRLQNFFCNLQLLLRLPCTRPFANEMVISTVSLLVTVVPFTFILVSYACIGVTVVRLRSAQVLHKALSTCSSHLTVVLLMYGSELWFYLHPDSSNSPHKQQVTFFYTSVVPTLNPLIYSLRNKDVAAALRRAKMKVLG; encoded by the coding sequence ATGGCTGAGGCCAACTGGACGTCCATCTCCGAGTTCGTGCTCCTGGGCCTGTCTGAACGCCAGGACCTGCAGCAGCTGATCTTCGCGGGGTTCCTGGTCACCTATCTGCTGAACCTAGCTGGCAACTCCATGCTTGTGGGGCTGGTGTGGaccgacccccagctccacagccccatGTATTTCCTCCTCAGCCAGCTTTCTATGGTGGACATGGGCCTGGTCTCCATcatcctgccccaggccctggtgcacacCTTGACCCAGCACCGGGCCATACCCTTTGCCAGCTGCATGGCCCAGCTCTTCATCTTGCTGGCCGTGGGCAACatgcaggacttcctgctggctgccatggcctacgaccgctacaTGGCCATCTGCAACCCGCTGCGCTACGCCGCCGTGGTGACGCGGTTCCTGTGCCTCAAGATAGTGGCCGCCTCCTGGGTTGTGGTGATCTTGCACGCCCTGCTGCACGCCGTCATGGCCGCCCGGCTGCGTTACTGCAGCAACCGCCTGCAGAATTTCTTCTGCAACCTCCAACTCCTGCTGCGCCTCCCCTGCACCCGGCCTTTCGCCAACGAGATGGTGATCTCCACCGTGAGTCTCTTGGTGACCGTGGTCCCTTTCACCTTCATCCTGGTCTCCTACGCCTGCATTGGGGTCACTGTTGTCCGCCTGCGCTCGGCCCAAGTTCTGCACAAAGCCCTgtccacctgcagctcccacctgacCGTGGTGTTGCTCATGTACGGCAGCGAGCTCTGGTTCTACCTCCACCCAGACTCCAGCAACTCCCCGCACAAACAGCAAGTGACCTTCTTCTACACCTCAGTGGTgcccaccctgaaccccctcatctacagcctgaggaacaaggacgtGGCCGCAGCCCTGAGGAGGGCAAAGATGAAGGTCCTGGGTTGA